A genomic window from Populus nigra chromosome 7, ddPopNigr1.1, whole genome shotgun sequence includes:
- the LOC133699745 gene encoding SEC1 family transport protein SLY1-like, translating to MALNLRQKQTECIIRMLNLNQPLNATGNTNEEVYKILIYDKFCQNILSPLIHVKDLRKHGVTLYFLIDKDRKPVHDVPAVYFVQPSQVNVQRIVADASQSLYDSFHLNFSSSIPRPLLEDLASGTLNSESIYKISKVHDQYLEFVTLENNLFSLAQKSCYVQLNDPSAGDREIEEIVEKVASGLFSVLATLAVVPVIRCPRGGPAEMVASVLDQKLRDHLLSKNNLFTEGGGFASSFQRPVLCLFDRNFELSVGIQHDFRYRPLVHDVLGLRLNRLSVQGEKGGMRSYELDSSDPFWVANGSLEFPEVAVEIETQLNKYKKDVDEVNRRTGETDGAEFDGTDLIGNTKHLMNAVNSLPELTERKQVIDKHTNIATVLLGEIKERSLDSYAKKENDMMVRGGIDRNELLGVLRGKGTKIDKLRFAIIYLICSESINQSEVEAIETALRESEVDNCAFQYVKKMKSLNVSLASANSASRSNIVDWAEKLYGQSISAVTAGVKNLLSSDRQLALTRTVEALMEGKPNPEVDSYLVFDPRAPKSGSGTSSSHLKGPFKEAIVFMIGGGNYMEYGSLQEFAQRQQPVKHVIYGTTEILTGMEFVEQLTVLGQKMGLGSSVAPPAPTH from the exons ATGGCTCTCAATCTGCGTCAAAAACAAACAG AATGTATAATCCGGATGCTAAATCTGAACCAACCTTTGAATGCAACTGGTAATACTAATGAAGAGGTTTACAAGATCTTGATCTATGATAAGTTTTGTCAAAATATACTATCTCCATTGATTCATGTCAAGGATCTGAGAAAACATGGGGTTACTCTTTATTTCCTTATTGATAAGGATCGAAAGCCTGTCCATGATGTCCCTGCTGTGTACTTTGTTCAACCAAGTCAAGTTAATGTTCAGAGGATTGTTGCTGATGCGTCACAATCGCTTTATGATAGCTTCCACCTGAATTTTTCATCGTCCATTCCTCGTCCACTTCTTGAGGATCTTGCATCTGGGACATTGAATTCAGAGTCTATATATAAGATTTCAAAGGTGCATGATCAGTATTTGGAGTTTGTGACTTTGGAGAATAATTTGTTTTCGTTGGCACAGAAGTCTTGCTATGTTCAGTTGAATGATCCGTCTGCTGGTGATAGAGAGATTGAGGAGATTGTTGAGAAGGTTGCTAGTGGGTTATTTTCTGTGTTGGCAACACTTGCGGTTGTGCCAGTTATTAGGTGTCCGCGTGGTGGCCCAGCAGAGATGGTGGCATCAGTGCTGGATCAGAAGTTGAGGGATCATTTATTGTCGAAGAACAATTTGTTTACAGAAGGTGGGGGTTTTGCGAGCTCTTTTCAGAGGCCAGTTTTGTGTCTATTTGATCGGAATTTTGAATTGTCAGTGGGAATACAGCATGATTTTAGGTATCGTCCTCTTGTTCATGATGTTCTTGGCTTGAGGCTTAATAGGTTGAGTGTGCAAGGGGAAAAGGGTGGGATGAGGTCATATGAGTTGGACAGTTCTGATCCATTTTGGGTGGCAAATGGGTCTCTAGAGTTTCCTGAAGTTGCAGTGGAAATTGAGACTCAGTTGAACAAGTATAAGAAGGATGTTGATGAGGTGAATAGGAGGACTGGAGAAACTGATGGGGCTGAATTTGATGGGACGGATTTGATCGGGAACACAAAGCATTTGATGAATGCTGTGAACTCCCTGCCTGAACTGACGGAACGGAAGCAGGTGATTGATAAACACACGAACATTGCAACTGTTTTGTTGGGTGAGATCAAGGAGAGGTCTCTTGATTCCTATGCGAAAAAAGAGAATGACATGATGGTCAGAGGAGGGATTGATCGGAATGAACTTTTGGGTGTGCTTAGAGGGAAAGGAACCAAGATTGATAAACTTAGATTTGCAATCATTTACCTTATATGTTCTGAAAGTATTAATCAATCAGAAGTGGAAGCAATTGAAACTGCTCTTAGGGAGTCTGAGGTTGATAATTGTGCATTCCAGTACGTGAAGAAAATGAAGTCCTTGAATGTTTCATTGGCATCAGCAAATTCTGCCAGTCGAAGTAACATTGTTGATTGGGCTGAAAAACTTTATGGGCAGTCAATTAGTGCTGTGACAGCTGGCGTGAAGAATTTATTATCTAGTGATAGACAGCTGGCATTAACGAGGACTGTGGAAGCTTTGATGGAGGGGAAGCCAAATCCTGAAGTTGATTCTTACCTTGTGTTTGATCCACGTGCTCCTAAGTCAGGTTCTGGTACCAGTAGCAGCCATCTGAAAGGGCCATTTAAAGAAGCTATAGTGTTTATGATTGGTGGTGGTAATTATATGGAGTATGGCAGCTTGCAAGAATTTGCACAGCGTCAGCAGCCTGTCAAGCATGTTATATATGGAACAACAGAGATTCTCACAGGAATGGAGTTTGTTGAGCAGCTTACAGTGTTGGGACAGAAGATGGGATTGGGTAGTAGTGTTGCTCCCCCTGCTCCAACCCACTAG
- the LOC133699747 gene encoding uncharacterized protein LOC133699747 isoform X2: MCGYLAVFRNRQTKGFCEGSRGEFGLWKKVVFERQILGIKENGIKEEYQLADEGVIQAQLAGELFLKELKESSIPL; this comes from the exons ATGTGTGGTTATCTTGCGGTTTTTAGAAACAGGCAAACGAAGGGGTTTTGTGAGGGGAGTAGAGGAGAATTTGGCTTATGGAAAAAAGTTGTGTTTGAGAGACAAATATTGGGTATTAAG GAAAATGGGATCAAGGAAGAATATCAATTGGCTGATGAAGGTGTTATTCAGGCACAATTGGCTGGAGAATTGTTCCTTAAG GAATTGAAAGAGAGCAGCATACCACTTTAA
- the LOC133699380 gene encoding protein LAZ1-like isoform X1, protein MLHDCEHLREKSQAMEYLQDLIVYLLIRFSTPLWSTLISGAFVLISLSLSFYLLFEHLSAYKNPEEQKFLIGVILMVPFYAVESFVSLLDPSISVDIEILRDCYESFAMYCFGRYLVACLGGEERTIEFLKREGRSSSKAPLLEHSNERGTIKHPFPMNYILKPWRLGQWFYQVVKFGIVQYMLIKSLTAVLAVILEAFGVYCEGDFKLKCGYPYIAVILNFSQSWALYCLVQFYTATKDELAHIKPLYKFLTFKSIVFLTWWQGVAIALLCSLGLFKSSIAQGLQFKSSLQDFIICIEMGIASIVHLYVFPAKPYELMGDRFPGSVSVLGDYASVDCPIDPDEVRDSERPTKLRLPQPDIDVRSGMTIKESVQDVVVGGGGFIVNDVKFTVNQAVEPVEKGIIKFNEKLHKISQDMKKHKERRRTKDDSCIATASPARRVIRGIDDPLLNGSISDTGVARGKKHHRGTSGHTSGESGGESSSDQSYLIRGRRWVTKD, encoded by the exons aTGCTTCATGATTGTGAGcatttgagagaaaaaagtcAGGCCATGGAGTATTTACAGGATCTTATAGTTTATCTTCTTATAAGATTCTCAACTCCCTTATGGAGTACTTTGATTTCTGGTGCTTTTGTACTTATAAGCTTGTCTTTGTCCTTCTACCTCTTGTTCGAGCATCTCTCCGCGTACAAGAATCCTGAG gAACAGAAGTTTTTAATTGGGGTTATCCTTATGGTTCCTTTTTATGCTGTAGAATCG TTTGTGTCGTTGCTGGATCCGTCGATTAGTGTTGATATTGAGATATTGCGGGATTGCTATGAATCGTTTGCTATGTATTGCTTTGGAAGATACCTTGTTGCTTGCTTAG GTGGGGAAGAAAGAACAATTGAGTTTTTGAAAAGAGAAGGTCGCTCGAGTTCTAAGGCACCCCTTTTAGAGCATAGTAATGAAAGGGGAACCATAAAGCACCCTTTTCCAATGAACTATATCCTTAAACCATGGAGGCTTGGTCAGTGGTTTTACCAAGTCGTAAAGTTCGGTATTGTTCAATAT ATGTTAATAAAGTCCTTGACAGCAGTTTTAGCTGTAATTCTTGAAGCCTTTGGTGTATATTGTGAAGgagattttaaattgaaatgcgG GTATCCTTACATAGCGGTTATTCTAAATTTCAGTCAATCTTGGGCTTTGTACTGTTTGGTGCAATTTTACACTGCCACAAAGGATGAACTTGCTCACATAAAACCTTTATACAAGTTCCTGACGTTTAAATCAATTGTATTTTTGACCTGGTGGCAAGGAGTGGCAATTGCTCTGCTCTGTTCTCTTGGTTTATTCAAAAGTTCTATAGCTCAAGGTCTGCAATTTAAGTCAAGTCTTCAAGACTTCATCATTTGTATAGAG ATGGGCATTGCTTCTATTGTTCATCTGTATGTGTTCCCTGCCAAGCCTTATGAGCTAATGGGAGACCGGTTTCCTGGAAGTGTTTCAGTTCTTGGAGATTATGCATCTGTTGATTGCCCTATAGATCCTGATGAGGTTAGAGACAGTGAGCGGCCAACAAAGTTACGCCTTCCTCAACCTGACATTGATGTTAGGAGTGGAATGACTATAAAAGAAAGTGTCCAAGAtgttgttgttggtggtggtggattT ATTGTGAATGATGTGAAGTTCACTGTAAACCAAGCAGTGGAGCCTGTTGAAAAGGGGATTATAAAGTTCAATgagaaattgcataaaatttcTCAAGATATGAAGAAACACAAGGAAAGGAGAAGAACAAAGGATGATAGTTGCATAGCAACAGCTTCACCCGCACGGAGGGTCATTCGTGGAATTGATGACCCTCTTTTAAATGGGAGCATCAGTGACACTGGGGTAGCAAGGGGGAAGAAACACCACCGTGGGACATCAGGACATACCAGTGGAGAAAGTGGGGGAGAAAGTAGCAGCGATCAAAGCTATCTCATCAGAGGTCGTAGATGGGTCACTAAAGATTAG
- the LOC133699380 gene encoding protein LAZ1-like isoform X4, with translation MLHDCEHLREKSQAMEYLQDLIVYLLIRFSTPLWSTLISGAFVLISLSLSFYLLFEHLSAYKNPEEQKFLIGVILMVPFYAVESFVSLLDPSISVDIEILRDCYESFAMYCFGRYLVACLGGEERTIEFLKREGRSSSKAPLLEHSNERGTIKHPFPMNYILKPWRLGQWFYQVVKFGIVQYMLIKSLTAVLAVILEAFGVYCEGDFKLKCGYPYIAVILNFSQSWALYCLVQFYTATKDELAHIKPLYKFLTFKSIVFLTWWQGVAIALLCSLGLFKSSIAQGLQFKSSLQDFIICIEHRWALLLLFICMCSLPSLMS, from the exons aTGCTTCATGATTGTGAGcatttgagagaaaaaagtcAGGCCATGGAGTATTTACAGGATCTTATAGTTTATCTTCTTATAAGATTCTCAACTCCCTTATGGAGTACTTTGATTTCTGGTGCTTTTGTACTTATAAGCTTGTCTTTGTCCTTCTACCTCTTGTTCGAGCATCTCTCCGCGTACAAGAATCCTGAG gAACAGAAGTTTTTAATTGGGGTTATCCTTATGGTTCCTTTTTATGCTGTAGAATCG TTTGTGTCGTTGCTGGATCCGTCGATTAGTGTTGATATTGAGATATTGCGGGATTGCTATGAATCGTTTGCTATGTATTGCTTTGGAAGATACCTTGTTGCTTGCTTAG GTGGGGAAGAAAGAACAATTGAGTTTTTGAAAAGAGAAGGTCGCTCGAGTTCTAAGGCACCCCTTTTAGAGCATAGTAATGAAAGGGGAACCATAAAGCACCCTTTTCCAATGAACTATATCCTTAAACCATGGAGGCTTGGTCAGTGGTTTTACCAAGTCGTAAAGTTCGGTATTGTTCAATAT ATGTTAATAAAGTCCTTGACAGCAGTTTTAGCTGTAATTCTTGAAGCCTTTGGTGTATATTGTGAAGgagattttaaattgaaatgcgG GTATCCTTACATAGCGGTTATTCTAAATTTCAGTCAATCTTGGGCTTTGTACTGTTTGGTGCAATTTTACACTGCCACAAAGGATGAACTTGCTCACATAAAACCTTTATACAAGTTCCTGACGTTTAAATCAATTGTATTTTTGACCTGGTGGCAAGGAGTGGCAATTGCTCTGCTCTGTTCTCTTGGTTTATTCAAAAGTTCTATAGCTCAAGGTCTGCAATTTAAGTCAAGTCTTCAAGACTTCATCATTTGTATAGAG CACAGATGGGCATTGCTTCTATTGTTCATCTGTATGTGTTCCCTGCCAAGCCTTATGAGCTAA
- the LOC133699380 gene encoding protein LAZ1-like isoform X2 → MLHDCEHLREKSQAMEYLQDLIVYLLIRFSTPLWSTLISGAFVLISLSLSFYLLFEHLSAYKNPEEQKFLIGVILMVPFYAVESFVSLLDPSISVDIEILRDCYESFAMYCFGRYLVACLGGEERTIEFLKREGRSSSKAPLLEHSNERGTIKHPFPMNYILKPWRLGQWFYQVVKFGIVQYMLIKSLTAVLAVILEAFGVYCEGDFKLKCGQSWALYCLVQFYTATKDELAHIKPLYKFLTFKSIVFLTWWQGVAIALLCSLGLFKSSIAQGLQFKSSLQDFIICIEMGIASIVHLYVFPAKPYELMGDRFPGSVSVLGDYASVDCPIDPDEVRDSERPTKLRLPQPDIDVRSGMTIKESVQDVVVGGGGFIVNDVKFTVNQAVEPVEKGIIKFNEKLHKISQDMKKHKERRRTKDDSCIATASPARRVIRGIDDPLLNGSISDTGVARGKKHHRGTSGHTSGESGGESSSDQSYLIRGRRWVTKD, encoded by the exons aTGCTTCATGATTGTGAGcatttgagagaaaaaagtcAGGCCATGGAGTATTTACAGGATCTTATAGTTTATCTTCTTATAAGATTCTCAACTCCCTTATGGAGTACTTTGATTTCTGGTGCTTTTGTACTTATAAGCTTGTCTTTGTCCTTCTACCTCTTGTTCGAGCATCTCTCCGCGTACAAGAATCCTGAG gAACAGAAGTTTTTAATTGGGGTTATCCTTATGGTTCCTTTTTATGCTGTAGAATCG TTTGTGTCGTTGCTGGATCCGTCGATTAGTGTTGATATTGAGATATTGCGGGATTGCTATGAATCGTTTGCTATGTATTGCTTTGGAAGATACCTTGTTGCTTGCTTAG GTGGGGAAGAAAGAACAATTGAGTTTTTGAAAAGAGAAGGTCGCTCGAGTTCTAAGGCACCCCTTTTAGAGCATAGTAATGAAAGGGGAACCATAAAGCACCCTTTTCCAATGAACTATATCCTTAAACCATGGAGGCTTGGTCAGTGGTTTTACCAAGTCGTAAAGTTCGGTATTGTTCAATAT ATGTTAATAAAGTCCTTGACAGCAGTTTTAGCTGTAATTCTTGAAGCCTTTGGTGTATATTGTGAAGgagattttaaattgaaatgcgG TCAATCTTGGGCTTTGTACTGTTTGGTGCAATTTTACACTGCCACAAAGGATGAACTTGCTCACATAAAACCTTTATACAAGTTCCTGACGTTTAAATCAATTGTATTTTTGACCTGGTGGCAAGGAGTGGCAATTGCTCTGCTCTGTTCTCTTGGTTTATTCAAAAGTTCTATAGCTCAAGGTCTGCAATTTAAGTCAAGTCTTCAAGACTTCATCATTTGTATAGAG ATGGGCATTGCTTCTATTGTTCATCTGTATGTGTTCCCTGCCAAGCCTTATGAGCTAATGGGAGACCGGTTTCCTGGAAGTGTTTCAGTTCTTGGAGATTATGCATCTGTTGATTGCCCTATAGATCCTGATGAGGTTAGAGACAGTGAGCGGCCAACAAAGTTACGCCTTCCTCAACCTGACATTGATGTTAGGAGTGGAATGACTATAAAAGAAAGTGTCCAAGAtgttgttgttggtggtggtggattT ATTGTGAATGATGTGAAGTTCACTGTAAACCAAGCAGTGGAGCCTGTTGAAAAGGGGATTATAAAGTTCAATgagaaattgcataaaatttcTCAAGATATGAAGAAACACAAGGAAAGGAGAAGAACAAAGGATGATAGTTGCATAGCAACAGCTTCACCCGCACGGAGGGTCATTCGTGGAATTGATGACCCTCTTTTAAATGGGAGCATCAGTGACACTGGGGTAGCAAGGGGGAAGAAACACCACCGTGGGACATCAGGACATACCAGTGGAGAAAGTGGGGGAGAAAGTAGCAGCGATCAAAGCTATCTCATCAGAGGTCGTAGATGGGTCACTAAAGATTAG
- the LOC133699747 gene encoding uncharacterized protein LOC133699747 isoform X1: MCGYLAVFRNRQTKGFCEGSRGEFGLWKKVVFERQILGIKAWKMGSRKNINWLMKVLFRHNWLENCSLSDIKVGSTNKETATISKGLKEFLSHRIEREQHTTLKCSHLLLAICKNKSQCQNWCFCFESPILRLSM, encoded by the exons ATGTGTGGTTATCTTGCGGTTTTTAGAAACAGGCAAACGAAGGGGTTTTGTGAGGGGAGTAGAGGAGAATTTGGCTTATGGAAAAAAGTTGTGTTTGAGAGACAAATATTGGGTATTAAGGCATG GAAAATGGGATCAAGGAAGAATATCAATTGGCTGATGAAGGTGTTATTCAGGCACAATTGGCTGGAGAATTGTTCCTTAAG TGATATTAAGGTTGGCAGTACAAATAAGGAGACAGCTACAATTTCTAAGGGCTTGAAAGAATTCTTATCCCATA GAATTGAAAGAGAGCAGCATACCACTTTAAAGTGTTCGCATCTGCTACTCGCCATTTGCAAGAACAAGTCACAGTGCCAAAATTGGTGCTTCTGTTTTGAATCTCCCATTTTAAGGCTCTCAATGTAA
- the LOC133699380 gene encoding protein LAZ1-like isoform X3, whose amino-acid sequence MLHDCEHLREKSQAMEYLQDLIVYLLIRFSTPLWSTLISGAFVLISLSLSFYLLFEHLSAYKNPEEQKFLIGVILMVPFYAVESFVSLLDPSISVDIEILRDCYESFAMYCFGRYLVACLGGEERTIEFLKREGRSSSKAPLLEHSNERGTIKHPFPMNYILKPWRLGQWFYQVVKFGIVQYMLIKSLTAVLAVILEAFGVYCEGDFKLKCGYPYIAVILNFSQSWALYCLVQFYTATKDELAHIKPLYKFLTFKSIVFLTWWQGVAIALLCSLGLFKSSIAQGLQFKSSLQDFIICIEVYVFIQHRWALLLLFICMCSLPSLMS is encoded by the exons aTGCTTCATGATTGTGAGcatttgagagaaaaaagtcAGGCCATGGAGTATTTACAGGATCTTATAGTTTATCTTCTTATAAGATTCTCAACTCCCTTATGGAGTACTTTGATTTCTGGTGCTTTTGTACTTATAAGCTTGTCTTTGTCCTTCTACCTCTTGTTCGAGCATCTCTCCGCGTACAAGAATCCTGAG gAACAGAAGTTTTTAATTGGGGTTATCCTTATGGTTCCTTTTTATGCTGTAGAATCG TTTGTGTCGTTGCTGGATCCGTCGATTAGTGTTGATATTGAGATATTGCGGGATTGCTATGAATCGTTTGCTATGTATTGCTTTGGAAGATACCTTGTTGCTTGCTTAG GTGGGGAAGAAAGAACAATTGAGTTTTTGAAAAGAGAAGGTCGCTCGAGTTCTAAGGCACCCCTTTTAGAGCATAGTAATGAAAGGGGAACCATAAAGCACCCTTTTCCAATGAACTATATCCTTAAACCATGGAGGCTTGGTCAGTGGTTTTACCAAGTCGTAAAGTTCGGTATTGTTCAATAT ATGTTAATAAAGTCCTTGACAGCAGTTTTAGCTGTAATTCTTGAAGCCTTTGGTGTATATTGTGAAGgagattttaaattgaaatgcgG GTATCCTTACATAGCGGTTATTCTAAATTTCAGTCAATCTTGGGCTTTGTACTGTTTGGTGCAATTTTACACTGCCACAAAGGATGAACTTGCTCACATAAAACCTTTATACAAGTTCCTGACGTTTAAATCAATTGTATTTTTGACCTGGTGGCAAGGAGTGGCAATTGCTCTGCTCTGTTCTCTTGGTTTATTCAAAAGTTCTATAGCTCAAGGTCTGCAATTTAAGTCAAGTCTTCAAGACTTCATCATTTGTATAGAG GTCTATGTATTCATCCAGCACAGATGGGCATTGCTTCTATTGTTCATCTGTATGTGTTCCCTGCCAAGCCTTATGAGCTAA